From Candidatus Bathyarchaeota archaeon, one genomic window encodes:
- a CDS encoding universal stress protein, with protein MIRNVLVAVDGSENSKRALDFALDFADRYGAALTIVNVSESATVAAVPADLAAYSGNSSMVVVAKDMRKFHEEILKNVLEHANAAKPKLSVTTCLREGNPAAEIVALAKDGHFDVTVVGHRGSGKVKEFLLGSISEKVAHSLDCTVIIVK; from the coding sequence ATGATACGGAATGTTCTAGTGGCAGTAGATGGCTCCGAAAACTCAAAACGCGCCCTCGACTTCGCTCTCGACTTCGCAGACAGGTATGGTGCAGCGTTAACTATAGTTAATGTCAGCGAATCCGCAACTGTGGCTGCGGTTCCAGCTGATTTGGCGGCTTACAGTGGAAACAGCAGCATGGTTGTTGTTGCGAAAGATATGCGCAAGTTTCATGAGGAAATCCTAAAGAACGTCTTAGAACATGCAAATGCAGCAAAACCAAAATTATCTGTCACTACCTGTTTGCGAGAGGGTAATCCTGCAGCGGAGATAGTGGCCTTAGCTAAGGATGGGCACTTCGATGTAACGGTGGTGGGTCATCGGGGGTCTGGTAAGGTCAAAGAGTTTTTGTTGGGCAGTATAAGCGAGAAAGTGGCGCATTCACTCGATTGCACAGTAATAATCGTCAAGTAA
- a CDS encoding DUF362 domain-containing protein → MTVHLLPWDTNRNLLEEANRLYDEADTFSCIEKGDLVAVKLHVGELGNPYYVQPFFIHEIVRRVKEVGGKPFLTDSNTYYIAQRHNAYDHMNNALMNGFNMAPFIVADGLKSENYQLIKTKGILQEIEVSGAIVQADAMIVVSHCKGHELSGFGGAIKNLGMGCTPRAGKLRQHRTVGIEIDTSKCVGCGKCKEVCALHLPDIIEGKAHNTSAECMRCPVCIENCPMNAIRYTDKENLSKALASAAYGALSTFKPKKVSYISFAKDIVQGCDCLPNPGEIALKDVGIFAADSAVSIDAAFLQSVDYQVFNEASKVDCMVQVREAKALGVEGELNPEIKTLL, encoded by the coding sequence TTGACTGTTCACTTGTTACCTTGGGATACCAATCGCAACTTGCTTGAGGAAGCAAACCGCCTCTACGATGAAGCAGACACCTTTAGCTGTATCGAGAAAGGCGATTTAGTCGCCGTTAAACTTCACGTTGGCGAACTTGGTAACCCATACTATGTGCAGCCGTTTTTTATTCATGAAATCGTGCGGCGAGTCAAAGAAGTCGGCGGCAAACCGTTTCTAACAGACTCAAATACCTACTACATCGCTCAACGCCACAACGCCTATGACCACATGAACAACGCCCTGATGAACGGGTTCAACATGGCGCCCTTCATCGTCGCCGACGGCCTAAAAAGCGAAAACTATCAACTCATCAAAACCAAAGGTATCCTGCAGGAAATCGAGGTTTCAGGCGCAATAGTTCAAGCCGACGCCATGATCGTTGTTTCACACTGCAAGGGGCATGAATTAAGTGGGTTCGGCGGCGCCATCAAAAATTTGGGCATGGGTTGTACTCCCCGTGCAGGTAAGCTGAGGCAGCATCGTACAGTCGGCATAGAGATAGACACCTCAAAATGCGTGGGTTGCGGAAAATGCAAAGAAGTCTGCGCTCTACACCTCCCAGACATAATCGAAGGCAAAGCCCATAACACCTCCGCTGAGTGCATGCGTTGCCCTGTCTGTATAGAAAACTGCCCCATGAACGCCATACGCTACACGGACAAAGAAAACCTTTCCAAAGCACTCGCTTCAGCAGCATACGGCGCCCTCTCAACGTTTAAACCCAAAAAAGTGTCCTACATTAGCTTCGCAAAAGACATAGTACAGGGATGTGACTGTCTACCCAACCCAGGCGAAATTGCCCTAAAAGATGTCGGTATTTTCGCAGCGGATTCAGCCGTCTCTATTGACGCTGCTTTTCTGCAGTCTGTTGACTACCAAGTGTTCAATGAGGCATCAAAGGTAGATTGCATGGTGCAAGTGCGTGAGGCAAAGGCGTTGGGCGTCGAAGGGGAATTGAATCCCGAAATCAAAACCCTGCTCTAA